Genomic window (Staphylococcus debuckii):
GGGAAATCCCAACCGCCAATATTTGTTTTAGGGATAATCACACGTTTAAATCCAAGTTTCGCTGCTTCTTGTACGCGTTGCTCAATGCGTGAAACGCGACGTACTTCACCAGTCAATCCTACTTCACCCACATAGCAATCCATTCCGTTGACTGGCTGATCTTTAAAACTAGAAGCAATCGAAGCAATAATTGCTAAATCGACAGCTGGTTCAGTTAATCTGACCCCGCCTGCTACTTTGATATAAGCATCTTGCTGTTGCAATAAATAGCTTTCCTTCTTCTCAAGTACAGCCATCAATAAATTCAAACGGTTATGGTCGATACCTGTAGCCATCCGTCTAGGATTATTGAAAGTTGTCGGTGTAACCAAGGCTTGTACTTCAATCAATAGCGGTCTGGTACCTTCCATGGTTGGCACGATAGTCGAACCTGCTACATTGGTAGAACGTTCTTCTAAGAACATTTCGGAAGGATTTTTCACGCCCTTTAATCCGCTATGTTTCATTTCAAAAATACCCATTTCGTTAGTTGAGCCGAAGCGGTTTTTAACTGCGCGCAAGATACGATAGGCATGGTGTTCATCACCTTCAAAATACAATACTGTATCCACCATGTGTTCTAGTAATCTCGGCCCTGCAATTTGGCCTTCTTTCGTTACATGTCCTACTATAAAGGTCGCAATATTCATCTGCTTTGCAATGCCCATTAAAATTTGCGTACTTTCTCTTACTTGCGAGACCGAACCTGGCGCAGAATTGATATCCGGGTGGTAAATTGTTTGAATCGAATCTACCACTACTAAATCAGGTTGTGTCTGTTTGACCGCTTCTTTAATCACTTCTAAATCTGTTTCTGCAAATACGTTCAAATTGCTAGAATCTTCGTCTAGACGATCTGCACGCAATTTTGTTTGGTTAAGTGATTCTTCACCTGTTATATATAATACTTTTTTCTTTTGTGATAAGGCTGAACAGATTTGCAGCAGCAACGTAGATTTACCAATCCCTGGATCTCCGCCGATTAAGACCAGCGACCCTTGTACAACACCGCCTCCTAAGACTCTGTCGAATTCAGGAGAACTCGTTTGAATACGTGGAGTCGTCTCATTTTGTACTTGATTCAGCTTCGTTACTTTCGCTGTCTGCTCACGTGTACGCATGCCTCTGCCGCTTGGTGCTTCTTTCTTTTCAACGACTTCTTCCATTTGGTTCCAAGCTCCGCAATTCGGACATTTACCCATCCATTTCGGAGATTGGTACCCACATGCCATACACTCAAAAATGACTTTTTTCTTTGCCAATTTCACACCTCCTATTTTTTGTGAAAAGCATAATTATTTTACACCTTTACTATGCTAAATTCCATCATATCAGATTTTGAATTTTTACAGGGTCTCAAATGCATAAAGAAAGAGCACACGCTGACATTACAATGCAACGCATGCTCTTACTCTATCTATTTGATTTGTATTTGATTTTACGCTTTTGTAGCTGTTTTAACCGTTTCATCTGTTTCACGATCATTGATGTTATATTCAAATTTTTCGCCGTTATGATCAACAACTACATCTTTGCCTTCTAATTGGTTGCCGTCTAAGATCAATTCACTCAAGTTGTCTTCAACTGTTTTTTGAATTGCTCTGATAAGCGGACGTGCACCATATTGAGGGTCGTAACCTTCTTCAGCAATTTTTTCTTTAGCTTTTTCAGTAACGCTGATATTAATATCTTGTTCAGATAAGCGTTCTGTAAGTTTATTAACCATTTTAGTTACGATTTCTTTTAATTCTTCTTTATTAAGTTTGTGGAAGACGATAATGTCATCTACACGGTTTAAGAATTCAGGGCGGAAGGCATTTTTCAATTCTTTCAACATTGTACTGCGAATTGTTTCATAGTCTTGGCCTTCTGATGAACCGCCGCCGAAGCCTGTAAAGCGTTGGTCTTGTAATTCTTGTGCACCAACGTTTGAAGTCATAACAATGACTGTGTTACGGAAATCGACTCTGCGTCCTTTAGTATCAGTTAAGAAACCATCATCTAAGACTTGAAGCAAGATATTGAATACATCTGGATGTGCTTTTTCGATTTCATCAAACAAGATAACTGAATAAGGTTTACGTCTTACTTTTTCAGTTAATTGTCCGCCGTCATCATGACCTACATAGCCTGGAGGGGCACCAACTAAACGACTGACTGAGTGTTTTTCCATGAACTCACTCATGTCTACACGAATCATTGCATCTTCGTCCCCGAACATTGATTCAGCTAAGGCACGAGCCAATTCTGTTTTACCTACACCAGTTGGTCCTAAGAAGATAAAGCTTCCGATTGGACGTTTAGGGTCTTTCAATCCTGCACGAGCACGTCTTACGGCTTTACTGATTGAAGTGACAGCATCTTTTTGACCGATAACACGTTCATGCAATGTGTCTTCTAAGTTCAACAGACGTTCTGATTCTGTTTCGTTCAGACGAGTCAATGGAATACCAGTCCATCCTGCAATCACTTCAGCGATGTCATTTTCACTTAATGTGGTATTAGAACCGCCTTGTGCATTTTTCCATTCGTTTTTAGCGTCTTCATATTGTTTTTCTAATTTAGTTTGTTTATCACGAAGGTTAGCAGCATTTTCAAATTCTTGTGAATGTACAGCTGCATCTTTTTCGTTTTTCACTTTTTCAATTTCTTGTTCGATTTCTTTCAAGTTTGTTGGTGTGGTATGACTTTTAAGTCTTACTTTAGAACTTGCTTCATCGATTAAGTCGATAGCTTTATCTGGTAAGAAGCGATCTGAAACGTAACGGTCACTTAAACGTGCTGCTGCTTCGATAGCTTCATCAGAGATATTAATACGGTGATGTGCTTCATAACGATCACGTAGACCTTTCAAGATAGATACTGTGTCTTCAACAGTTGGTTCATCTACTTGTACAGGTTGGAAACGACGTTCTAACGCTGCGTCTTTTTCAATGTGTTTACGATATTCGTCTAATGTTGTGGCACCGATTGCTTGCAATTCACCACGTGCAAGTGCTGGTTTCAAGATGTTAGAGGCATCAATTGCGCCTTCAGCACCGCCTGCACCGATTAATGTGTGCAATTCATCGATGAATAAGATAACATCACCTGCTTGGCGAATTTCTTCCATTACTTTTTTAAGTCTTTCTTCGAATTCACCACGATATTTAGTACCAGCAACCACTGTGCCCATATCTAGAGACATCACACGTTTATTTTTCAATGTTTCAGGTACTTCATTATTCACAATCGCTTGAGCTAAGCCTTCTGCAATTGCTGTTTTACCTACACCAGGTTCCCCGATTAATACTGGGTTGTTTTTAGTACGACGGCTCAATACTTCGATCACACGTGTGATTTCTGCGTCACGTCCGACAACAGGATCTAATGTGCCGTCTTTAGCAATCGCTGTTAAATCACGTGCTAAACCATCTAATGTCGGTGTGTTATTAGATTTTGCGGCTTGCGCATTTTTGTTGCTCATTTCCGGACTGCCAAGTGCTTTAACAACTTGAGCACGTGCTTTTGTAATATTTAAGTCTAAGTTTGCAAACACACGTGCTGCTACGCCTTCATTTTCACGGATTAAACCAAGCAAGATATGCTCTGTTCCGACGAAATTATGGTGAAGTTTACGTGCTTCATCCATTGAAAGTTCGATAACTTTCTTAGCTCTTGGCGTATAGTGCAATGTGCCGACTTGTTCTTGACCTTGTCCGATTAGTTTCTCTACTTCTGCTACTACAAGATCTTCTGTAATACCGAAACTTTCTAATACTTTAGCTGCGATGCCTTCTGGTTCTTTCATTAAACCGAGAAGTAAGTGTTCAGTTCCGATATTTGAGTGATTCAAACGAATCGCTTCTTCTTGTGCATGCGCTAATACACGCTGTGCACGTTCTGTAAGTCTGCCGAATAACATAGCATAACCTCCTATTTTATATGTTCTCTAATAATATTTGCTCTTTGTTCATTTATCGATACTTCATCTGTGTCATTTATTAAAAATGGTGTTTGTATAGCGACCATCATTTCATTAAAATTAAAGTCTGGTATTTCAATATACCCTAAATCTATACCTAGTTTCACTTCGCTGAGTCGCATTGCCGCTTCTTCAAGTGACATCAAGCGACTATATCGCAACAATCCGAAAGAACGATAGATGCGATTTTCCATTTCAACTGAACTATGTTGATCCAATTGTTTTCTGACATTCAATTCTTCTGTAATGATTTGTTGTACAATCTCTATTAATGTTTCTATAATTTGTTCTTCTGTTCTTCCCAACGTCAATTGGTTTGAAACTTGGAAGACGTGGCCATACACTTGCGAGCCTTCACCATAAATGCCTCTGATGGTGAAGCCGAAGCGGTTAATCGTTTGCGCGATTCGATTCATACGTTTGGTAATCGAAAGGCCGGGCAAATGCAACATTACGCTGGCACGCATTCCTGTACCAATATTCGTGGGACAGGTTGTAAGATAACCAAGTGTTTCGTCAAAGCTTATGCTGAGTTTGCGATCTAACTCATCGTCCACTTCTGAAGCCTTTTGAAATAAAGATTCAAGATTCATATCGGTACTCATTGTTTGAATCCGGATATGATCTTCTTCATTTACCATTATGCTTAATGATTCATCTTCATTCAACAATACTGCTGAGGCAGGTTGTTTAATCAGCTCTGAACTAATTAAATGTTTGGCTACAAGTTTAAGTTTATCTCTTTGTTCCAGATTGCTCAGCTGCAAAGTTTGCATTTTCGGCAATGCATCTTGTACTTCATTAATTACCTTTTGACCTTCAATATCTGAAGTAAACATTAAGGGGTGCACATGATTATCCAAGTTTCTTGCGAGTCGAATGCGTGAAGACATTACCACAGGTGTTTCTTCACCATGTTCCATCCATTCACTCATATACATTGAATGTTCTTTCATGCAGCTATCCCTCGCTTTCTGCTTGAAGTGCTTTAATTTCATCGCGTACTACAGCCGCTTCTTCAAACAATTGCTTATCTACTAATTGCTGTAAATATTTATTTTTAGATTCGATTAATTTCTTAAGTGCTATTTTATGCGTTGAGGAAACAGGTGTTTTACCGACATGTTCAAATTGTCCACCTTGCACACGTCTTACAATATCCACAATATCCTCTTTGAAAGTCGTGTAGCATTGCGCACATCCGAATTTCCCTTTATAGGCAATATCTTTAATTGTCATATGGCAGTTTGGGCAGCGCTTTTCTTCTTTAACATTGAATTCTTCTAAATGAATACCATGCTTTGTCGCTAAGTGCTGCAAGATTTGTTTGATTACAAATGAACCTTCCATATCTTCTTGATGATTCTCAAATGAAGGTTCTTCATCGTAATTTTCTGCTTTGATAGGTTCAACATGTTCAGGATATGCTTCTTTCAGCATTCCATCATGCTTTTCAGAATCTATTGCTTCTATTTTATCGTCAGACATGTGCAACCTCCTTGTCTATTAATAATAATTAATGACTGGCAAGAGCTGTTTCAATATATTTGCTCGTACAATATCTCTTGCCGCTACATCCATTCTTAGCGTGTCGCGATCGACCACTGCTAGAATCATTTTCGCTTCACGAATAGTAATATATTGATTTTCAAGCAAGCCTTCAATCACATAGTGCGCTTGTTGCTGAGAAATAGAATCTCCGATAATTTGTAAGAGATGGTC
Coding sequences:
- the radA gene encoding DNA repair protein RadA, whose translation is MAKKKVIFECMACGYQSPKWMGKCPNCGAWNQMEEVVEKKEAPSGRGMRTREQTAKVTKLNQVQNETTPRIQTSSPEFDRVLGGGVVQGSLVLIGGDPGIGKSTLLLQICSALSQKKKVLYITGEESLNQTKLRADRLDEDSSNLNVFAETDLEVIKEAVKQTQPDLVVVDSIQTIYHPDINSAPGSVSQVRESTQILMGIAKQMNIATFIVGHVTKEGQIAGPRLLEHMVDTVLYFEGDEHHAYRILRAVKNRFGSTNEMGIFEMKHSGLKGVKNPSEMFLEERSTNVAGSTIVPTMEGTRPLLIEVQALVTPTTFNNPRRMATGIDHNRLNLLMAVLEKKESYLLQQQDAYIKVAGGVRLTEPAVDLAIIASIASSFKDQPVNGMDCYVGEVGLTGEVRRVSRIEQRVQEAAKLGFKRVIIPKTNIGGWDFPDGIQVIGVTSVHEALDFALMKR
- a CDS encoding ATP-dependent Clp protease ATP-binding subunit; the protein is MLFGRLTERAQRVLAHAQEEAIRLNHSNIGTEHLLLGLMKEPEGIAAKVLESFGITEDLVVAEVEKLIGQGQEQVGTLHYTPRAKKVIELSMDEARKLHHNFVGTEHILLGLIRENEGVAARVFANLDLNITKARAQVVKALGSPEMSNKNAQAAKSNNTPTLDGLARDLTAIAKDGTLDPVVGRDAEITRVIEVLSRRTKNNPVLIGEPGVGKTAIAEGLAQAIVNNEVPETLKNKRVMSLDMGTVVAGTKYRGEFEERLKKVMEEIRQAGDVILFIDELHTLIGAGGAEGAIDASNILKPALARGELQAIGATTLDEYRKHIEKDAALERRFQPVQVDEPTVEDTVSILKGLRDRYEAHHRINISDEAIEAAARLSDRYVSDRFLPDKAIDLIDEASSKVRLKSHTTPTNLKEIEQEIEKVKNEKDAAVHSQEFENAANLRDKQTKLEKQYEDAKNEWKNAQGGSNTTLSENDIAEVIAGWTGIPLTRLNETESERLLNLEDTLHERVIGQKDAVTSISKAVRRARAGLKDPKRPIGSFIFLGPTGVGKTELARALAESMFGDEDAMIRVDMSEFMEKHSVSRLVGAPPGYVGHDDGGQLTEKVRRKPYSVILFDEIEKAHPDVFNILLQVLDDGFLTDTKGRRVDFRNTVIVMTSNVGAQELQDQRFTGFGGGSSEGQDYETIRSTMLKELKNAFRPEFLNRVDDIIVFHKLNKEELKEIVTKMVNKLTERLSEQDINISVTEKAKEKIAEEGYDPQYGARPLIRAIQKTVEDNLSELILDGNQLEGKDVVVDHNGEKFEYNINDRETDETVKTATKA
- a CDS encoding protein arginine kinase — protein: MKEHSMYMSEWMEHGEETPVVMSSRIRLARNLDNHVHPLMFTSDIEGQKVINEVQDALPKMQTLQLSNLEQRDKLKLVAKHLISSELIKQPASAVLLNEDESLSIMVNEEDHIRIQTMSTDMNLESLFQKASEVDDELDRKLSISFDETLGYLTTCPTNIGTGMRASVMLHLPGLSITKRMNRIAQTINRFGFTIRGIYGEGSQVYGHVFQVSNQLTLGRTEEQIIETLIEIVQQIITEELNVRKQLDQHSSVEMENRIYRSFGLLRYSRLMSLEEAAMRLSEVKLGIDLGYIEIPDFNFNEMMVAIQTPFLINDTDEVSINEQRANIIREHIK